In one window of Bombus vancouverensis nearcticus chromosome 10, iyBomVanc1_principal, whole genome shotgun sequence DNA:
- the LOC117158318 gene encoding uncharacterized protein LOC117158318, producing the protein MRRDHVKQQWRTLRLPRNIHSVSWAFCLLVALGLYPVLADIILQDMEKNIVDLMDGTGIHQEPVGVIVTENRCHRNDTIAYDITESALLTINTNTLFPTGIPRDFSILVVAKPKIGSSAATLFAIYSDSGEEQLVLSLGNDVTLYYSTTPDDEDKPISFGIDISDGKWHRLGISIKGDTVTLIFDCTQQISKELSRNLDETISVSGIIIIGQQIVDGNMYMGGLEMLKIAPIPDSAYEICTIFAPNCRSQSRQSGRSNMRNYNSVVRTTSSTYYEGTNIGDSQTDPSSSSPVKPFSTAGSYYETNYDNLHPPRSYGRTSERSGPNASYNEQDENLVKGTEDDYENGSEEGNEDTEDSDNYKLAYRPVNATYATRPTVETFLHNQSAVFNNIDSVEVDRYQTTTPEISKTSDNLSREVQGGLKYSESLEGSYYNPAYYSSRGSPGPRGFPGPPGMPGPPGKKGEPGRDGLAGLQGTAGPPGNVFIIPALNQQGNEKGPDTQAEALRQMLSQHMLAMRGAEGPMGLTGIAGPEGPPGPQGQKGEPGEVGESGPRGERGIPGNTGREGRRGRPGRDGERGLSGPPGMKGEQGVPGLPGLPGDKGERGFVGATGEQGLPGHEGMQGDDGPPGLPGLPGEMGPRGFIGPRGFPGLPGNPGIPGSEGPPGAKGNTGPPGPPGVPGSPGPIGPVGPPGPQGLLGPTGLVGPQGKPGIPGLSGADGSPGHPGNPGVPGMKGEQGPQGPQGPIGFPGVRGMKGDEGKRGSPGERGEKGERGPEGEKGDIGAKGEPGLSGPQGIPGLEGLEGPKGFEGPRGETGLVGLPGEKGKTGPPGFVGYPGNVGEKGDKGQPGREGPSGDKGERGNNGASGERGEPGPRGFRGARGRRGAEGLPGPKGDTGQPGPPGLQGESGTPGVEGPRGFVGSPGQAGLNGKDGIPGPSGERGPVGDSGPPGPPGAPGVIGPQGPAGEPGQPGEPGSPGNPGAPGESGSPGEQGKEGPQGPPGLQGKEGSPGPGGLPGFPGERGANGLPGMPGAKGEIGPPGLQGPSGDKGAQGESGKDGESGPQGKQGPKGPPGPVGLKGDRGEPGPVGPTGRDGLPGQRGLPGAPGPVGVPGEDGDKGDIGPPGEKGFKGSQAETGPPGAPGAQGLRGEPGAIGLPGEKGPPGEIGRRGPKGEDGPVGASGPPGPVGPQGLPGPSGLKGEVGDTGIVGPVGPAGNPGEQGPRGPKGSEGLQGPPGVEGRQGAKGESGAVGLPGLIGPEGKQGERGPPGPKGEEGKSGPPGPPGSRGINGPEGPKGNAGPPGFPGPPGEPGLVGPKGEPGKNGEDGKAGDPGAPGEIGPPGKEGLPGLAGKRGSEGPAGVQGSPGLPGEKGDVGPPGAQGPPGSIGSQGLPGPSGLPGVRGLPGLAGENGPPGMSGAVGAPGKVGPVGPKGPKGDRGKRGIKGHRGELGHVGVKGEQGEKGEQGPRGALGLEGPKGNQGPPGLLGFKGNDGPPGLPGIEGAIGPKGNAGNDGPKGELGPPGPPGPPGPPAEQPMIPPELLFTREQILRRKRDISTNTAEDEKEKDSETLDKDDQIEEEFGPKFLDMYSSIYAMRQELDRIRKPIGSRENPVRTCKDLFYGHPHFHDGWYWIDPNLGMADDSVYVYCNMTNMGETCVYPDIHTSQMPNIPWRKENNKTDWYSNLRGGFKITYEAIGVVQLNFLRLLSQEAYQNFTYTCINSVAWYNVLNFNYNSSLRLLGANEDEFSYAGIKPQIVTDNCKMRKSKGDTVFLVYSKKLQQLPLVDFYPVDYGSPHQAFGFTVGPICFK; encoded by the exons ATGCGGCGGGACCACGTGAAACAGCAATGGAGAACACTGCGACTGCCTCGCAATATCCACTCCGTTTCTTGGGCATTTTGTCTTCTCGTAGCATTAGGACTGTATCCGGTGCTAGCCGATATTATCTTGCAAGACATGG AAAAGAATATCGTAGACCTGATGGATGGTACGGGAATACACCAAGAGCCCGTTGGAGTGATCGTAACCGAAAATCGTTGCCACAGAAATGATACAATAGCATATGACATTACGGAAAGCGCGCTACTGACGATCAATACGAACACTTTGTTTCCGACTGGTATACCGCGTGATTTTTCCATTTTAGTCGTCGCGAAGCCAAAAATCG GATCCTCGGCTGCCACGTTGTTTGCGATCTACAGCGACAGTGGTGAGGAACAGTTGGTACTATCATTGGGCAATGATGTCACTCTTTACTACAGTACAACTCCGGATGATGAGGATAAACCAATTTCGTTTGGTATTGATATATCCGATGGAAAATGGCATCGTCTAGGAATCAGCATCAAAGGCGATACTGTCACGCTAATTTTCGATTGTACTCAACAAATTTCCAAAGAATTAAGTAGAAATCTTGACGAAACGATTAGCGTCAGCGGCATCATAATTATCGGCCAACAGATCGTCGATGGTAACATGTATATG GGTGGTCTGGAAATGTTGAAGATTGCACCGATACCAGACTCAGCTTACGAAATTTGCACGATTTTCGCGCCAAATTGTAGAAGTCAATCGAGACAAAGTGGTCGTTCGAATATGCGGAATTATAATTCCGTCGTGCGTACAACCTCGTCTACTTATTACGAGGGTACAAATATTGGCGACAGTCAGACAGACCCAAGTTCTAGTTCTCCGGTCAAACCCTTCTCAACCGCTGGATCGTATTATGAAACGAATTACGACAATCTGCACCCGCCTCGAAGTTATGGCAGAACATCTGAGAGATCTGGACCAAATGCTTCGTATAATGAGCAGGATGAAAATCTTGTAAAAGGAACGGAGGATGATTATGAGAACGGGAGTGAAGAAGGGAACGAGGATACCGAAGACAGCGACAACTACAAGTTAGCTTATAGGCCAGTGAATGCAACATATGCAACAAGACCAACTGTGGAGACGTTCCTTCACAATCAAAGTGCC GTTTTCAACAACATCGATTCAGTCGAAGTAGATCGCTATCAAACGACAACGCCAGAAATTTCTAAAACTTCCGACAATTTATCTAGAGAAGTTCAAGGAGGTTTGAAATATTCGGAATCGTTGGAAGGATCGTATTACAATCCAGCTTATTATAGTAGTAGGGGTTCGCCTGGGCCACGGGGATTTCCGGGGCCACCAGGGATGCCCGGCCCACCTGGTAAAAAAGGAGAACCAGGAAGAGATGGGTTAGCAGGTTTGCAAGGCACGGCTGGCCCACCGGGAAACGTGTTCATAATTCCAGCACTTAACCAGCAAGGAAACGAGAAAGGACCGGATACTCAAGCGGAAGCTCTGAGACAAATGCTTTCACAGCATATGTTGGCTATGAGAGGTGCCGAAGGTCCTATGGGTCTTACAGGTATTGCTGGGCCCGAAGGACCACCTGGACCTCAAGGTCAGAAGGGAGAACCTGGAGAAGTTGGCGAATCTGGACCTCGTGGCGAAAGAG GTATTCCTGGAAATACTGGCAGGGAGGGTAGACGTGGTCGACCTGGGAGAGACGGAGAAAGAGGTTTAAGTGGACCACCAGGAATGAAAGGAGAACAGGGTGTGCCTGGACTGCCTGGATTACCAGGAGATAAAGGCGAACGAGGATTTGTAGGTGCCACCGGTGAACAAGGTTTACCAGGTCATGAAGGAATGCAGGGTGATGATGGTCCTCCAGGTTTACCAGGCTTACCGGGTGAAATG GGACCTAGAGGATTCATAGGCCCACGAGGTTTCCCTGGATTACCAGGGAATCCAGGTATTCCTGGAAGCGAAGGTCCACCAGGAGCAAAAGGCAATACTGGTCCACCGGGCCCTCCAGGTGTGCCAGGTTCTCCGGGTCCAATTGGACCTGTAGGACCACCCGGACCTCAAGGTCTTTTGGGTCCAACTGGTCTAGTG GGTCCACAAGGGAAGCCTGGAATTCCTGGTCTGTCGGGAGCAGATGGATCTCCTGGTCATCCGGGAAATCCAGGCGTTCCTGGGATGAAAGGTGAACAAGGGCCTCAAGGACCGCAAGGTCCGATAGGCTTCCCGGGAGTCCGTGGCATGAAAGGCGACGAAGGCAAACGTGGATCGCCTGGTGAACGCGgagaaaagggagagagaggTCCAGAAGGAGAGAAAGGTGACATTGGCGCTAAGGGAGAACCTGGATTATCAGGTCCACAAGGAATTCCTGGATTGGAAGGTTTAGAAGGACCAAAAGGTTTCGAAGGGCCACGTGGTGAAACCGGTTTAGTTGGACTACCTGGTGAAAAAGGTAAAACTGGTCCTCCAGGTTTTGTTGGATATCCTGGAAATGTTGGTGAAAAAGGTGATAAAGGTCAACCAGGAAGAGAAGGCCCTAGTGGAGATAAAGGAGAAAGG GGTAACAATGGCGCGTCAGGAGAACGTGGTGAACCAGGGCCTAGG GGATTTAGAGGTGCTCGTGGAAGAAGAGGTGCCGAAGGATTGCCAGGACCGAAAGGTGATACTGGCCAGCCAGGCCCTCCGGGATTACAAGGAGAATCTGGTACGCCAGGAGTCGAGGGACCTCGTGGATTTGTGGGATCTCCTGGGCAAGCTGGTCTCAATGGTAAAGATGGAATCCCTGGACCTTCTGGTGAACGTGGACCAGTGGGTGATTCTGGGCCGCCAGGTCCACCAGGTGCGCCTGGTGTTATCGGACCGCAAGGTCCAGCTGGTGAACCTGGACAACCAGGAGAACCTGGAAGtccaggaaatccaggagctcCCGGAGAATCAGGTTCCCCAGGAGAGCAAGGCAAAGAAGGACCACAAGGACCACCTGGTTTACAAGGAAAAGAAGGTTCACCAGGTCCTGGTGGTCTACCAGGATTTCCTGGTGAACGGGGTGCAAATGGTTTACCG GGAATGCCAGGTGCAAAAGGAGAGATAGGACCACCTGGGCTTCAAGGTCCATCAGGCGATAAAGGTGCTCAAGGAGAATCTGGGAAAGATGGCGAATCTGGACCTCAAGGAAAGCAAGGACCTAAAGGACCACCTGGTCCAGTCGGATTGAAAGGCGACAGG GGCGAGCCTGGACCAGTCGGTCCTACCGGGCGAGATGGTTTACCAGGGCAACGTGGTTTACCAGGAGCTCCTGGCCCTGTTGGAGTGCCAGGAGAAGATGGAGACAAAGGAGATATTGGACCACCTGGTGAAAAAGGCTTTAAAGGATCTCAAGCGGAAACA GGACCTCCAGGAGCACCTGGCGCACAAGGACTTCGAGGTGAACCTGGTGCTATCGGCTTACCAGGAGAAAAGGGACCACCTGGAGAAATCGGGAGGCGAGGACCAAAAGGCGAAGATGGTCCCGTTGGTGCATCAGGTCCTCCTGGTCCCGTAGGGCCACAAGGATTGCCTGGCCCATCAGGATTAAAAGGAGAAGTGGGGGATACTGGCATAGTTGGTCCTGTAGGACCGGCAGGAAATCCAGGTGAACAAGGTCCAAGGGGCCCTAAAGGGTCTGAAGGTTTACAAGGTCCTCCGGGAGTAGAAGGTCGTCAAGGAGCAAAAGGAGAATCTGGAGCGGTAGGACTTCCAGGTTTAATAGGTCCAGAAGGAAAACAA GGCGAAAGAGGCCCTCCAGGACCAAAGGGAGAAGAAGGTAAGAGTGGACCTCCAGGACCGCCTGGAAGTCGTGGTATAAATGGTCCGGAAGGACCAAAAGGTAATGCAGGACCACCTGGTTTTCCTGGACCTCCAGGAGAACCAGGTTTAGTCGGCCCAAAAGGGGAACCTGGTAAGAATGGTGAAGATGGAAAAGCAGGAGATCCTGGCGCACCAGGAGAGATTGGACCCCCGGGAAAGGAAGGATTACCTGGCCTTGCTGGAAAACGA ggATCCGAAGGTCCAGCGGGAGTGCAAGGTAGTCCAGGTTTACCTGGTGAAAAAGGAGACGTGGGGCCGCCTGGAGCGCAGGGACCTCCAGGTTCCATAGGATCTCAGGGTCTTCCAGGACCATCAGGTTTGCCAGGTGTAAGAGGATTGCCAGGACTTGCTGGAGAAAATGGTCCACCAGGGATGTCAGGAGCTGTTGGTGCTCCAGGAAAAGTTGGACCGGTTGGACCAAAAGGTCCAAAGGGTGACAGAGGTAAACGAGGAATCAAAGGGCATCGAGGTGAATTGGGACACGTTGGAGTCAAAGGAGAACAGGGTGAGAAGGGAGAACAAGGACCACGAGGTGCTCTAGGACTCGAAGGACCCAAGGGTAACCAAGGGCCACCAGGTTTATTGGGTTTCAAAGGAAACGATGGACCTCCAGGACTTCCAGGAATAGAAGGAGCAATAGGACCCAAAGGTAATGCTGGAAACGATGGACCAAAAGGCGAACTCGGCCCTCCGGGACCTCCAGGTCCTCCTGGACCACCTGCAGAGCAACCTATGATTCCTCCGGAGTTGTTATTCACGAGAGAACAAATTCTTCGAAGGAAGCGCGATATTTCGACAAATAC CGCGGAagacgagaaagagaaagattcaGAAACGTTGGACAAGGATGATCAAATCGAAGAGGAATTTGGCCCAAAATTCTTGGACATGTACAGTTCTATATACGCCATGAGACAAGAATTGGATCGAATACGCAAACCGATTGGAAGCAGAGAAAATCCTGTAAGGACTTGCAAGGATTTATTTTACGGCCATCCTCATTTTCACGATG GTTGGTACTGGATCGATCCAAATTTAGGAATGGCTGACGACTCTGTATATGTTTATTGCAATATGACGAATATGGGCGAAACTTGCGTATACCCTGATATTCACACGAGTCAAATGCCCAATATACCATGgaggaaagaaaataataaaacggaTTGGTACTCGAATTTGCGCGGAGGATTTAAA ATTACATACGAAGCTATTGGGGTAGTGCAATTAAATTTTCTGCGTTTATTGAGCCAAGAAGCTTATCAAAATTTCACTTATACCTGCATTAATAGCGTTGCTTGGTACAATgttttgaattttaattataattcatCTTTACGACTGCTTGGTGCTAACGAGGATGAATTTTCATATGCCGGTATCAAGCCACAGATCGTTACGGACAATTGTAAAATGCGTAAAAGCAAAGGAGATACAGTGTTCTTGGTTTACAGTAAAAAGCTTCAACAGTTACCATTGGTGGATTTTTACCCAGTCGATTATGGATCGCCGCATCAAGCGTTTGGTTTTACAGTTGGACCCATTTGCTTCAAGTAA